A genome region from Nocardia sp. NBC_01730 includes the following:
- a CDS encoding alpha-(1->3)-arabinofuranosyltransferase domain-containing protein → MTSASPADSLGSAAAPGQHSTAPLGRRWFAASLVAAFLLTFAQAPWLTVADTKYDLAQNPFGFLERASHLWSSQAPMGQVQNQAYGYFFPHGAFFSLGHALGMPAWATQRIWWALLLLAGFWGVIRLCETLGIGTRGSRVVAAVAFALSPRVLTTLGSISSETLPMMLAPWVLLAPAALGIAHRERRRGGATSPAGSALALALMGSVNAVATVAAFLPALLWWAAASPALGPARGFGRTTSDSAQPAAASPALGPARGFGRTTSDSARWASYHLNRRWWRFTAAWIPLLVLATFWWVVPLLLLGKVSPPFLDYIESSGVTTQWASLGEVLRGTDSWTPFVSPERIAGAVLVTQPAAVLATGLLAAAGMAGLALRSMPCRGRLAVILCVGLVGICAGYVGELGGPFAESVRVFLDSGGAPLRNVHKLEPLIRIPLVLGLAQLLARVPLPGSVPMRVWRAAFAHPERDRAVAVAALILTALALSTSLAWTAKLAPRGAYDRVPAYWQQTADWLRHNASDTRALVVPGAPFGSQVWGLTRDEPLQALASTPWAIRDAVPLNPPGTIRAMDSVQRLIADGRPSAGLAETLAGQGIGIVVLRNDLDPDTSRSTRPILAHRALDGSPGLSKVAAFGNPIESVVIADGLVADGDLRPPYPAIEIYRVDTSPPGTPTEVRGGTGAPNSFSGAYTVPLGQVPVVQGGPEVLERLHRDPGTTETPSLLAADAARAGLPLGPVTITDTPMDREADFGRVDNHNSALRAADDARRTHNLVPDYPVPDTELVRGEWSGATITASSSAADATQLGGAAPGSSTAAVVDGDPATAWISNGIERALGQWLRLDLDHPIKTGQLNLTTSSAAIGDPVKWVEVRTANGTVSARVPEPGVPVSVSLPAGTTDWLTITAIRTESGSRGGQFGISELALNDYSVRDAPVRVAIRHRTVLPPTPAGAQVRAWDLGQEFPGRSACFDSPDRVRCSKGLALAPEEPGTFERTLSVPEPMSVTPELTVRTRQGPALEALLTDDGRPVARGKADVGDLRGAAFAATDGDPRTSWTAPEGSVRDLTGGRPTLTIELPEPALVTGLELTPSLGGLPAAPTSVTVNLGDGPQVRELDERSPGAPSRISLHPTVTDRIELSLRTWTPVLDQTALGFVQTQPPGLAEVAVLGPDYPEPAPLDREITVPCALGPTISVGAQVRHTTVTATFDELRSGAPVPARVCTAGERVEPETAPQGEYALPQGRVDVTVGPTDLFFVDRLRLNRSEPASATQGKQFLSQSQADVTVDPTGLFSVDPLRTDRTEPTSPAPQQWDADTRLLVLPLSTNVGWRATATDGRVLEPVVANGWQQAWLLPIDVTGPVTVSFPADRWYRLGIFGGLLLLLPLAVLAIPRRARREKQPASDPDRAVDAQEEEEELGTGADSAPRTWGRWWQAAVGLAAATTLIAGPVGTVATVIALAATRFAPHAAPRALVVVAGVGTALSATALSTGPWRSPDGYMGGSLLVQLPALLAVVAVGVAALPRRRGAG, encoded by the coding sequence CTGACCTCCGCTTCCCCTGCCGACTCGCTCGGATCCGCCGCGGCGCCGGGGCAGCACAGCACTGCGCCGCTGGGTAGACGCTGGTTCGCCGCATCCCTCGTCGCGGCATTTCTGCTGACCTTCGCACAGGCGCCCTGGCTCACGGTCGCCGACACGAAATACGACCTGGCACAGAACCCGTTCGGCTTCTTGGAACGCGCGAGCCATCTATGGAGCAGCCAGGCACCGATGGGCCAGGTGCAGAACCAGGCCTATGGGTACTTCTTTCCACACGGCGCGTTCTTCTCGCTCGGGCACGCGCTCGGCATGCCCGCTTGGGCTACCCAGCGGATCTGGTGGGCGCTGCTGCTGCTCGCCGGATTCTGGGGGGTCATCCGCCTCTGTGAAACGCTCGGCATCGGCACGCGCGGGTCGCGCGTCGTCGCGGCGGTCGCGTTCGCCCTGTCGCCTCGGGTGCTGACCACGCTCGGGTCGATCTCGTCGGAAACGCTGCCGATGATGCTGGCACCGTGGGTGCTGCTGGCGCCCGCCGCGCTCGGTATCGCCCATCGCGAGCGGCGACGGGGCGGCGCCACATCGCCCGCGGGCAGCGCGTTGGCGCTCGCACTGATGGGCTCGGTCAACGCGGTGGCGACGGTCGCCGCCTTCCTGCCCGCCCTGCTGTGGTGGGCGGCTGCCTCGCCTGCGCTCGGCCCGGCGCGAGGCTTCGGACGGACTACGTCCGACAGCGCACAACCTGCGGCTGCCTCGCCTGCGCTCGGCCCGGCGCGAGGCTTCGGACGGACTACGTCCGACAGCGCACGATGGGCGTCGTACCACCTGAACCGGCGCTGGTGGCGGTTCACCGCGGCGTGGATTCCGTTGCTTGTGCTCGCCACGTTCTGGTGGGTGGTGCCGCTGCTGCTGCTCGGCAAGGTGAGTCCGCCGTTCTTGGATTACATCGAATCCTCCGGGGTGACCACGCAGTGGGCCTCGCTCGGCGAGGTGCTGCGGGGCACCGACAGCTGGACTCCGTTCGTCTCGCCGGAACGTATCGCGGGCGCGGTACTGGTGACCCAGCCCGCGGCGGTGCTCGCGACCGGGTTGCTCGCGGCGGCGGGCATGGCCGGGCTCGCCCTGCGATCCATGCCGTGTCGCGGCAGGCTCGCCGTGATCCTGTGCGTCGGGCTGGTCGGCATCTGCGCAGGGTACGTTGGCGAGCTGGGCGGGCCGTTCGCGGAATCGGTGCGGGTCTTCCTGGATTCCGGCGGCGCCCCGCTGCGGAACGTGCACAAACTGGAACCGCTGATCCGCATTCCCCTCGTGCTCGGCCTCGCCCAACTTCTTGCCAGGGTTCCGCTGCCCGGCTCGGTGCCCATGCGGGTGTGGCGCGCCGCGTTCGCGCACCCGGAGCGGGATCGCGCGGTCGCGGTCGCCGCGCTGATCCTGACCGCACTGGCGCTGTCCACGTCGCTGGCTTGGACCGCCAAGCTCGCACCGCGCGGTGCCTACGACCGGGTGCCCGCCTACTGGCAGCAGACCGCGGACTGGCTGCGGCACAATGCCTCCGACACCCGCGCCCTTGTGGTGCCCGGCGCGCCGTTCGGCAGCCAGGTCTGGGGACTGACCCGGGACGAACCACTGCAGGCGCTGGCGAGCACACCGTGGGCGATTCGCGACGCGGTGCCGCTGAACCCGCCGGGCACCATCCGCGCGATGGATTCGGTGCAGCGGTTGATCGCCGACGGCAGGCCGTCGGCGGGGCTGGCCGAGACACTGGCCGGACAGGGTATCGGAATCGTGGTGCTGCGCAACGACCTCGATCCCGATACTTCCCGGTCGACGCGTCCGATTCTGGCGCACCGAGCGCTCGACGGCTCCCCCGGCTTGAGCAAGGTCGCCGCGTTCGGCAACCCGATCGAATCGGTGGTGATCGCCGACGGTCTGGTGGCCGACGGCGATCTGCGCCCGCCATATCCGGCGATCGAGATCTATCGGGTGGATACGAGTCCGCCGGGAACGCCCACCGAAGTGCGCGGGGGGACCGGCGCCCCGAACTCGTTCTCCGGCGCCTATACCGTCCCGCTCGGGCAGGTCCCAGTCGTGCAAGGCGGCCCGGAGGTGCTCGAACGACTGCACCGCGATCCGGGAACGACCGAGACTCCCAGCTTGCTCGCCGCGGACGCGGCTCGGGCCGGACTGCCCCTCGGCCCGGTGACGATCACCGATACTCCGATGGATCGCGAGGCCGATTTCGGCCGGGTGGACAACCACAATTCCGCGCTCCGTGCTGCCGACGACGCGCGCCGCACGCACAATCTGGTGCCCGACTATCCGGTGCCCGACACCGAGCTGGTGCGCGGCGAGTGGTCGGGCGCGACGATCACCGCATCGAGCTCGGCCGCGGACGCCACCCAGCTCGGTGGCGCGGCGCCGGGCAGTTCGACCGCGGCCGTGGTCGACGGCGATCCGGCCACCGCTTGGATCAGCAACGGCATCGAGCGCGCACTGGGGCAGTGGCTTCGGCTGGACCTCGACCACCCGATCAAGACCGGACAGCTGAACCTGACCACCAGCTCGGCTGCCATCGGTGACCCGGTCAAGTGGGTCGAGGTGCGCACCGCGAACGGCACCGTCTCGGCCAGGGTGCCCGAACCTGGTGTGCCCGTTTCGGTCTCACTGCCCGCAGGCACGACCGACTGGCTGACCATCACGGCCATCCGCACCGAAAGTGGTTCCCGCGGCGGACAATTCGGCATCAGCGAACTCGCCCTGAACGACTATTCGGTGCGTGATGCGCCGGTCCGCGTCGCTATCCGGCATCGCACGGTGCTGCCGCCCACACCGGCGGGCGCACAGGTCCGCGCATGGGATCTGGGGCAGGAATTCCCTGGCCGCAGTGCCTGTTTCGATTCGCCCGATCGGGTTCGATGCAGCAAGGGCCTCGCGTTGGCTCCGGAGGAACCGGGAACGTTCGAGCGCACCCTGTCTGTGCCGGAGCCGATGTCGGTGACCCCGGAATTGACGGTCCGAACCAGGCAAGGTCCGGCGCTGGAGGCGCTGCTGACCGACGACGGCCGGCCGGTAGCCCGGGGCAAAGCCGACGTCGGCGACCTACGGGGCGCCGCGTTCGCCGCGACCGACGGCGACCCGCGCACGAGTTGGACCGCGCCGGAGGGCTCGGTCCGGGACCTGACCGGTGGCAGGCCGACGCTCACGATCGAACTGCCCGAACCCGCCCTGGTGACCGGATTGGAGCTGACCCCCTCGCTCGGCGGGCTGCCCGCGGCGCCCACCTCGGTGACGGTGAATCTCGGCGACGGCCCTCAGGTGCGTGAGCTGGACGAGCGTTCCCCGGGTGCACCGTCCCGAATCTCCCTGCACCCCACCGTGACCGACCGGATCGAACTCAGCCTGCGCACCTGGACACCGGTGCTTGACCAGACCGCACTCGGCTTCGTGCAGACGCAGCCGCCCGGCCTCGCCGAGGTGGCGGTCCTCGGACCGGACTATCCCGAACCCGCGCCGCTCGACCGCGAGATCACCGTCCCGTGCGCGCTCGGCCCAACCATCAGCGTCGGCGCCCAGGTCCGGCACACCACCGTCACCGCTACCTTCGACGAACTCCGCTCTGGCGCACCGGTTCCAGCCCGAGTCTGCACCGCCGGCGAACGCGTCGAGCCAGAGACCGCGCCCCAGGGCGAATACGCCCTGCCGCAGGGCCGGGTCGACGTAACGGTCGGGCCGACCGACCTGTTCTTCGTGGATCGGCTGCGCCTGAACCGCAGCGAACCGGCGTCCGCGACGCAGGGCAAACAATTTCTGTCGCAAAGCCAAGCCGACGTAACGGTTGACCCCACCGGCCTGTTCTCGGTCGATCCGCTGCGCACGGACCGCACCGAGCCGACCTCCCCCGCACCGCAGCAGTGGGACGCGGACACTCGTCTGCTCGTGCTGCCGCTGAGCACCAATGTCGGTTGGCGTGCGACGGCGACGGATGGACGTGTCCTCGAACCGGTGGTGGCCAACGGCTGGCAACAAGCCTGGCTGCTGCCCATCGACGTCACCGGCCCGGTCACGGTCTCCTTCCCGGCCGACCGCTGGTACCGACTCGGCATCTTCGGCGGCCTGCTACTGCTGCTTCCGCTCGCGGTCCTCGCGATTCCTCGCCGCGCACGGAGGGAGAAACAACCTGCTTCCGACCCCGATCGCGCCGTCGACGCGCAGGAGGAGGAGGAGGAGCTGGGCACGGGAGCGGATTCGGCACCGCGCACCTGGGGCAGATGGTGGCAGGCAGCGGTCGGGCTCGCCGCCGCGACCACGCTGATCGCGGGCCCGGTCGGTACCGTCGCAACGGTGATCGCCTTGGCCGCAACCCGTTTCGCGCCGCACGCTGCTCCGCGCGCACTCGTCGTCGTGGCGGGCGTCGGCACGGCGTTGTCCGCCACCGCGTTGTCCACCGGACCGTGGCGCTCGCCCGACGGTTACATGGGCGGGTCGCTGCTCGTGCAGCTGCCCGCGCTGCTCGCGGTCGTCGCCGTGGGGGTCGCGGCGCTGCCCCGCCGACGAGGCGCAGGCTAG
- a CDS encoding DinB family protein — translation MEYADLLGGDPGKLRQHREPEVWSPLEYACHVRDVLLAQRERVLTARRIDNPPATLMGRDERVEHDGYAEQNPADVARQIRDAALLFANVLERLGEADWERTLIFAYPEPQERSLRWLALHTLHELRHHLLDMHRQLDG, via the coding sequence GTGGAGTACGCCGACCTGCTCGGCGGCGATCCCGGCAAGCTACGACAGCACAGGGAGCCCGAGGTGTGGTCGCCCTTGGAGTACGCCTGCCATGTGCGGGACGTGCTGCTCGCGCAGCGTGAACGCGTGCTCACCGCCCGCCGCATCGACAACCCGCCCGCGACGCTGATGGGCCGCGACGAACGGGTCGAGCACGATGGCTACGCGGAGCAGAACCCCGCGGATGTGGCCCGACAGATCCGCGATGCCGCGCTGCTGTTCGCGAACGTGCTGGAGCGGCTCGGCGAGGCGGACTGGGAACGCACTCTGATATTCGCCTACCCCGAGCCGCAGGAGCGTTCGCTGCGCTGGCTCGCGCTACACACCCTGCACGAACTGCGCCACCACCTGCTGGACATGCATCGACAGCTGGATGGCTGA
- a CDS encoding acyltransferase family protein, translating to MTATLSIAAPATERVRSRAFVPALEGMRGMAALGVLLTHVAFQTGAAGTPVIGRVWGRFDMAVAVFFALSGFLLWRPHAAAARGLGSAPSVGYYLRHRAARILPAYWVVVCAVLVLLPSAAGTAGLRVWVSNLALLQVFVPLTLTDGLTQMWSLSVEVAFYLVLPVLAFALVRLRGSAARLRVPVILALGAISLVWNFIPVPTPDAIHADNWLPGYLPWFAAGMLLAELADTSVRLSNWWKVAANQPLMWTVASVAFLLAATDLAGPAGLARAEPWQYAVKMGLGTIIGFALLAPLVLRDPAARPHRWRLLAGRSKQHRWRLLAGRSKQHRWRLLAGRSKQHRWLESPLAATIGRWSYGIFIWHLAVLSIVFPVFGILPFQGDFCYVLILTVAITLPVASASYALVEEPVRRWARGRDRTKRAPAIEPAP from the coding sequence ATGACCGCGACTCTGTCCATCGCTGCCCCCGCGACCGAACGGGTGCGCTCGCGCGCGTTCGTGCCCGCGCTGGAAGGCATGCGCGGCATGGCCGCTCTCGGAGTGCTACTGACCCACGTCGCTTTTCAGACCGGCGCCGCGGGTACGCCGGTCATCGGCCGGGTATGGGGCCGGTTCGACATGGCGGTCGCGGTGTTCTTCGCGCTGTCCGGATTCCTGCTGTGGCGCCCGCACGCGGCGGCGGCGCGTGGGCTGGGCAGCGCACCGTCGGTCGGGTACTACCTGCGGCATCGCGCCGCGCGTATCCTGCCCGCGTATTGGGTGGTGGTATGCGCGGTGCTGGTGCTGCTGCCGAGCGCGGCCGGGACCGCGGGCCTGCGGGTGTGGGTGTCGAATCTGGCGCTTCTGCAGGTGTTCGTGCCACTGACACTCACCGACGGGCTGACCCAGATGTGGAGCCTTTCGGTCGAGGTCGCCTTCTATCTGGTGCTGCCCGTGCTGGCGTTCGCGCTGGTCCGGTTGCGTGGGTCCGCGGCGCGCCTGCGGGTGCCGGTGATTCTCGCGCTCGGGGCGATCAGCCTGGTGTGGAACTTCATTCCGGTGCCCACGCCTGACGCCATCCACGCCGACAACTGGCTGCCCGGTTATCTGCCCTGGTTCGCGGCGGGCATGCTCCTCGCGGAGCTGGCCGATACCAGCGTGCGGCTATCGAACTGGTGGAAGGTCGCGGCGAACCAGCCGTTGATGTGGACAGTCGCGTCGGTCGCTTTCCTGCTCGCGGCGACCGATCTGGCCGGCCCGGCAGGGCTGGCCCGCGCCGAACCGTGGCAATACGCGGTGAAGATGGGGCTTGGCACGATCATCGGGTTCGCCCTGCTCGCGCCGCTGGTGCTACGGGATCCGGCGGCGCGACCGCACCGCTGGCGACTGCTTGCAGGTCGGTCGAAACAACACCGCTGGCGACTGCTTGCAGGTCGGTCGAAACAACACCGCTGGCGACTGCTTGCAGGTCGGTCGAAACAACACCGCTGGCTGGAATCACCGCTGGCCGCGACGATCGGACGCTGGTCCTACGGCATCTTCATCTGGCACCTCGCGGTGCTGTCGATCGTGTTCCCGGTGTTCGGAATTCTGCCCTTCCAAGGAGACTTCTGCTACGTCCTGATCCTCACGGTCGCCATCACCCTTCCCGTCGCGTCCGCAAGCTACGCGCTGGTCGAGGAGCCGGTGCGCCGCTGGGCTCGCGGCAGAGACCGGACGAAGCGGGCCCCGGCGATCGAACCCGCGCCCTGA
- a CDS encoding porin PorA family protein — protein sequence MALSAGTRRTVACLLVGLGALLIVAALMIPIYTVGKLAKTPLDIEITTIATNQPGEDSLVLDAKSLTAPEGSAKVDTNVPLVSQRFLTVEDPADADEMTVQAGQTLRRIDKQGDTGLLTATIDRVTIDRKTGMPVDKEPNGSIAVTTTKEGENIADPVQHTGLQYRFPIGTEKKSYPYFDLNARKTSDANFVEETEINNMRVYHFQQSVPATSLWDVVQAPTNRLSLPAAKWGVEGGETPVTMTRFYTNTRDIWVEPKTGTVIKGSEQIHLYYARSADKPEVTALKSHLVFDENTIESQIAVAKENIDKLSLYGRIMPIVFGILGVIALIVGVFLGIRGGSAPAPARPGGRPGQRPSGSAPKRATPNRGADDAPTEQIRITKQP from the coding sequence ATGGCACTGAGTGCCGGTACCAGAAGGACGGTGGCCTGCCTGCTCGTGGGTCTCGGCGCGTTGCTGATCGTCGCCGCGCTGATGATTCCGATCTACACCGTCGGCAAACTGGCGAAAACTCCCCTCGACATCGAGATCACCACGATCGCGACGAACCAGCCGGGTGAGGACAGCCTCGTGCTCGACGCCAAGTCGCTCACCGCGCCGGAGGGGTCGGCGAAGGTCGATACCAATGTTCCCCTGGTCTCGCAGCGGTTCCTCACCGTCGAGGACCCGGCCGACGCCGACGAGATGACGGTGCAGGCGGGCCAGACGCTGCGTCGCATCGACAAGCAGGGCGACACCGGCCTGCTGACCGCGACCATCGACCGGGTGACCATCGACCGCAAGACCGGCATGCCGGTGGACAAGGAGCCCAACGGCTCCATCGCGGTCACCACGACCAAAGAAGGCGAGAACATCGCCGACCCGGTGCAGCACACCGGCCTGCAGTACCGGTTCCCGATCGGCACCGAGAAGAAGAGCTACCCGTACTTCGATCTCAACGCACGCAAGACCTCCGACGCCAACTTCGTCGAAGAAACTGAGATCAACAACATGAGGGTCTACCACTTCCAGCAGTCGGTGCCGGCCACGAGCCTGTGGGACGTGGTGCAGGCGCCGACGAACCGGCTGAGCCTGCCGGCCGCCAAGTGGGGCGTCGAGGGTGGCGAGACCCCGGTCACCATGACCCGGTTCTACACCAATACCCGCGACATATGGGTTGAGCCCAAGACCGGCACGGTGATCAAGGGCAGCGAGCAGATCCACCTCTACTACGCGCGCAGCGCGGACAAGCCGGAGGTCACCGCGCTGAAGTCGCACCTCGTGTTCGACGAGAACACCATCGAATCCCAGATCGCGGTGGCCAAGGAGAACATCGACAAGCTGTCGCTGTACGGCCGGATTATGCCGATCGTGTTCGGCATCCTCGGCGTGATCGCGCTGATCGTCGGCGTATTCCTCGGTATCCGTGGCGGGTCGGCTCCGGCGCCCGCGCGCCCTGGCGGCCGCCCGGGTCAGCGTCCAAGCGGATCGGCTCCGAAGCGCGCCACTCCGAACCGAGGCGCCGACGATGCGCCCACCGAGCAGATCAGGATCACCAAGCAGCCCTGA
- a CDS encoding polysaccharide biosynthesis protein: protein MGGVSAARRFPMVADLTLVTAGAMTANVAGYLLQLLAGRWLGVTGYSEFASLLAAQLLCAVPALALQNVVARELVRGAGVAALRGLRWRCAVIVAVVAAVLVPLVTVTLNVGVAAAAGALGAAPALVLLSGEQGILQGGKRFRALGVVLGVAGIARVAPALVVLALGGGAAPALWAAACGIAVAALFARATAGSPRSRVRAGTGEGEVVAAADVLPVLRAAQVQAALMALSSADLIVVRIVLDDVDASRYALGTIAAKIAFWLPQAVGVVLYPRMAQPTHSAHAIRAALAVLSGIGIVAVLGAALAAPLAPLLAGKDYAPIQGLLWLFALHGALLAVLQGAMLSAIAVDRTALAVVTWLGLAVEVTLMVSFARSVPALITTAASVAATTTLLVAVIVLRTADHTTRAEPLRPGG from the coding sequence ATGGGCGGCGTGTCTGCTGCCCGTCGGTTTCCTATGGTGGCGGATCTGACGTTGGTCACAGCAGGGGCGATGACCGCGAACGTCGCGGGGTATCTGTTGCAATTGCTGGCCGGACGGTGGTTGGGGGTCACCGGGTACAGCGAGTTCGCGAGTCTGCTGGCGGCGCAGCTGTTGTGTGCGGTGCCGGCGCTGGCGTTGCAGAACGTGGTGGCCAGGGAACTGGTCCGCGGGGCGGGCGTGGCGGCGCTGCGCGGGTTGCGGTGGCGGTGCGCGGTGATCGTCGCCGTGGTCGCCGCGGTCCTGGTGCCGCTGGTGACCGTCACGCTGAACGTCGGTGTGGCCGCGGCCGCCGGGGCACTCGGTGCGGCGCCCGCGCTGGTGCTGTTGTCCGGTGAGCAAGGGATTCTGCAGGGCGGCAAACGGTTCCGGGCCTTGGGTGTCGTGCTCGGCGTGGCGGGAATCGCCAGGGTCGCTCCCGCGCTTGTGGTACTGGCGCTGGGCGGCGGTGCGGCGCCGGCGCTGTGGGCGGCGGCCTGCGGGATCGCGGTGGCGGCGCTGTTCGCCAGGGCCACCGCCGGTTCACCACGATCGCGGGTCCGCGCCGGAACCGGGGAGGGCGAGGTGGTCGCGGCCGCCGACGTGCTGCCGGTCCTGCGGGCCGCCCAGGTCCAAGCCGCGCTGATGGCACTGTCGTCAGCCGACCTCATCGTGGTCCGGATCGTGCTCGACGACGTGGACGCAAGCCGCTACGCGCTCGGCACCATCGCCGCCAAGATCGCGTTCTGGCTGCCGCAGGCCGTCGGCGTCGTGCTTTATCCGCGAATGGCCCAGCCGACCCACTCGGCGCACGCGATCAGGGCCGCGCTGGCGGTGCTCAGCGGAATCGGCATCGTCGCGGTGCTCGGCGCCGCGCTCGCCGCGCCGCTCGCGCCACTGCTCGCGGGCAAGGACTACGCGCCGATCCAGGGCCTGCTGTGGTTGTTCGCGCTGCATGGCGCGCTTCTGGCCGTGCTACAGGGTGCGATGCTCTCGGCTATCGCCGTTGACCGCACCGCGCTCGCCGTGGTCACCTGGTTGGGGCTGGCCGTCGAAGTCACGCTGATGGTGTCGTTCGCCCGCTCGGTTCCCGCCCTCATCACGACGGCCGCGTCGGTCGCGGCCACCACGACTCTGCTGGTCGCCGTGATCGTCCTGCGCACCGCCGATCACACGACGCGCGCGGAGCCGCTGCGCCCAGGCGGTTGA
- a CDS encoding phosphohydrolase: MAYPPLVADPSARFTEREPSPTTKENAVAAPTSIDWEWATRTGGALSKEQRRRLAVETARTLPAVVPNRVRLALGRRGRGKLEFAGLRLPDSALSVAAETEARESLSPHVLEHSLRTYYFGRVLADLDGAAYDNELVYVSCLLHDLQLEHPTPQRCFAVHGGERAVALALGAGAPRERADAIGAAIAAHITPGVADNLSDPGGFVSAGASVDVLGARLAELDKDWVAELLRRHPRHDFKRHVIAAFEAEAKAVPEGRVRWLNKAGFLHMIQMAPFTE; the protein is encoded by the coding sequence CTGGCATATCCGCCACTCGTCGCGGACCCGAGCGCGCGTTTCACTGAACGCGAACCGAGTCCGACAACGAAGGAGAACGCCGTGGCGGCACCGACGAGTATCGATTGGGAATGGGCCACCCGGACCGGTGGCGCACTGTCCAAGGAGCAACGCCGCAGGCTGGCCGTCGAGACCGCCCGCACACTGCCCGCGGTGGTGCCCAACCGGGTCCGGCTCGCGTTGGGCCGTCGCGGCCGGGGCAAACTCGAGTTCGCCGGCCTGCGGCTGCCCGATTCCGCCCTGTCCGTCGCGGCGGAAACCGAAGCACGCGAATCCCTTTCCCCACATGTGCTGGAACATTCGCTCCGGACCTACTACTTCGGGCGGGTGCTGGCCGACCTGGACGGCGCGGCCTATGACAACGAGCTGGTATACGTCTCCTGCCTGCTCCACGACTTGCAGCTCGAACATCCCACACCGCAAAGGTGTTTCGCGGTGCACGGTGGCGAACGAGCCGTGGCGCTCGCACTCGGCGCAGGCGCTCCCCGTGAACGCGCCGACGCGATCGGCGCGGCCATCGCCGCCCACATCACCCCCGGCGTCGCCGACAACCTCAGCGACCCCGGCGGCTTCGTCTCCGCGGGCGCGTCGGTCGACGTCCTCGGCGCGCGCCTGGCCGAACTGGACAAGGACTGGGTCGCGGAACTACTGCGCCGCCACCCACGCCACGACTTCAAGCGACACGTGATCGCTGCTTTCGAAGCGGAAGCGAAAGCAGTGCCCGAAGGCCGGGTCCGCTGGCTCAACAAGGCGGGCTTCCTGCACATGATCCAAATGGCACCGTTCACCGAATAG
- a CDS encoding MFS transporter, which produces MTTEASEENAIDPPTGAEPGVSGGLLLVLLLASTLGMMAGAIVMPVLELIRNEFGISVTAVGFVATAHCALIAVTSPLVGRAIDRWGVRIPLGAGLVLYGAAGGAGLVTSSFPALILTRMLLGVGAAAVFSGTTVALLAAGSGARQDRIMGWRTAAVTASGVIWPMLAGLLGGISWHATFAIYLVGIPLGVATLLLMPNERKPPSGHTPVFVFDLLRRYPTLLAWNALMACIGLMMFSLVVFVPQRLAQIGIHEPVFSSLFMALLSLASSLIGLGYGRIRARAGFDTVLRTGVACWVGTFLLLGVSSHPVPIFAAAALFGIGYGLLLPAVTVLIGETPPASQRGQATSLSGTAAFVGQFFSSLIFGPLMGATSITAGYLLAAGIMTAIMIILLRSRIRDPRPKPVAVAGR; this is translated from the coding sequence ATGACCACAGAAGCATCCGAGGAAAACGCGATCGATCCGCCGACGGGCGCAGAGCCCGGCGTATCAGGTGGTCTGCTGCTGGTGCTGTTGCTCGCCTCCACCCTGGGCATGATGGCGGGCGCAATTGTCATGCCGGTCCTCGAACTCATCCGCAACGAGTTCGGAATCAGCGTCACCGCAGTAGGTTTCGTTGCCACGGCGCACTGCGCCCTGATCGCGGTGACCAGCCCGCTGGTGGGCAGGGCGATCGATCGCTGGGGCGTGCGTATCCCGCTCGGCGCCGGCCTTGTGCTGTACGGTGCCGCCGGGGGCGCCGGCTTGGTGACCAGTTCCTTTCCAGCACTCATCCTCACTCGTATGCTGCTGGGTGTCGGCGCTGCCGCGGTCTTCAGCGGTACCACGGTGGCCCTGCTGGCCGCGGGATCCGGTGCGCGACAGGATCGAATCATGGGCTGGCGCACCGCGGCGGTGACTGCGAGCGGGGTGATCTGGCCGATGCTCGCCGGGCTCTTGGGCGGGATCTCATGGCACGCCACATTCGCTATCTATCTGGTGGGGATTCCCCTTGGCGTGGCGACCCTGCTCCTGATGCCGAATGAGCGGAAACCGCCCTCGGGGCACACCCCGGTATTCGTGTTCGACCTGCTGCGCCGATATCCCACGCTGCTCGCGTGGAACGCGCTGATGGCCTGCATCGGCCTGATGATGTTCAGCCTGGTGGTGTTCGTACCGCAGCGGCTGGCGCAGATCGGGATCCACGAGCCGGTCTTCTCATCACTGTTCATGGCGCTACTGTCGCTCGCGTCGAGCCTCATCGGTCTGGGCTACGGGCGGATCCGCGCCCGTGCCGGATTCGATACGGTGTTGCGTACGGGAGTGGCGTGCTGGGTGGGTACTTTTCTGTTGCTGGGTGTGAGCAGTCACCCGGTGCCGATCTTCGCTGCCGCGGCGCTCTTCGGTATCGGCTACGGCCTGCTGCTGCCCGCGGTGACGGTGCTTATCGGCGAGACGCCACCCGCGTCACAGCGCGGCCAGGCGACGTCGCTGTCGGGAACCGCCGCATTCGTCGGTCAGTTCTTCTCCTCACTGATATTCGGGCCCCTGATGGGGGCGACATCGATCACCGCTGGCTATCTGCTCGCCGCCGGCATCATGACAGCGATAATGATCATCCTGCTACGCAGTCGAATTCGGGATCCGCGCCCGAAGCCGGTCGCGGTCGCAGGACGCTGA